Proteins co-encoded in one Podarcis muralis chromosome 12, rPodMur119.hap1.1, whole genome shotgun sequence genomic window:
- the FZD8 gene encoding frizzled-8 — protein sequence MERSYLLAVAFLPLLLPAWSPGLPRSSCAASAASAAAAAAAAAAASSSSSSASSSSASASSAKELSCQEITVPLCKGIGYNYTYMPNQFNHDTQDEAGLEVHQFWPLVEIQCSADLRFFLCSMYTPICLDDYKKPLPPCRSVCERAKAGCAPLMRQYGFAWPDRMRCDRLPEQGNQDTLCMDYNRTELATAAPPPPPQPKPPHRKPAGGGGARIPGAAVPPPPLPPPAEPPLRKARPPAPCEPGCQCRAPMVSVSSERHPLYNRVKTGQIANCALPCHNPYFSPDERAFTAFWIGLWSILCFISTFATVSTFLIDMERFKYPERPIIFLAACYLFVSLGYLVRLVAGHEKVACSGGAAAGAVPAGAGGGAAGAAAAVGGRGAAGGAAELQPELAVAEHVRYESTGPALCTVVFLLVYFFGMASSIWWVILSLTWFLAAGMKWGNEAIAGYAQYFHLAAWLLPSVKSIAVLALSSVDGDPVAGICYVGNQSLENLRGFVLAPLLIYLAIGSMFLLAGFVSLFRIRSVIKQQGGPTKTHKLEKLMIRLGLFTVLYTVPAASVVACLFYEQHNRPRWEATHNCPCLRDQQPDQARRPDYAVFMLKYFMCLVVGITSGVWVWSGKTLESWKALCTRCCWASKGTAAAVVAGSIGAVGSGGGGMVTAAAVGGLGGGAGSMYSDVSTGLTWRSGTASSVSYPKQMPLSQV from the coding sequence ATGGAGCGCAGTTACCTGTTGGCCGTGGCTTTCCTCCCGCTCTTGCTGCCGGCTTGGTCGCCGGGGCTGCCGCGCTCTAGCTGCGCCGCCTCGGCCGCTTCTGCCGCCGcggctgcagccgccgccgccgccgcgtcgTCCTCGTCCTCTTCGGCGTCTTCTTCGTCCGCGTCGGCGTCGTCGGCCAAGGAGCTGTCTTGCCAGGAGATCACGGTGCCCCTGTGCAAAGGCATCGGCTACAACTACACGTACATGCCCAACCAGTTCAACCACGACACGCAGGACGAGGCGGGGCTGGAGGTGCACCAGTTCTGGCCCCTGGTGGAGATCCAGTGCTCGGCGGACCTGCGCTTCTTCCTGTGCAGCATGTACACGCCCATCTGCCTGGACGACTACAAGAAGCCGCTGCCGCCCTGCCGCAGCGTGTGCGAGCGGGCCAAGGCCGGCTGCGCGCCCCTCATGCGCCAGTACGGCTTCGCCTGGCCCGACCGCATGCGCTGCGACCGCCTGCCCGAGCAGGGCAACCAGGACACGCTCTGCATGGACTACAACCGCACCGAGCTCGCcaccgccgcgccgccgccgcccccgcagCCCAAGCCGCCGCATCGCAAGcccgccggcggcggcggcgccaggATCCCCGGCGCGGCCGTCcctccgccgccgctgccgccgcccgccGAGCCGCCCCTGCGCAAGGCCCGGCCTCCGGCGCCCTGCGAGCCGGGCTGCCAGTGCCGCGCGCCCATGGTCTCCGTGTCCAGCGAGCGCCACCCGCTCTACAACCGCGTCAAGACCGGCCAGATCGCCAACTGCGCGCTGCCCTGCCACAACCCCTACTTCAGCCCCGACGAGCGCGCCTTCACCGCCTTCTGGATCGGCCTGTGGTCCATCCTGTGCTTCATCTCCACTTTCGCCACCGTCTCCACCTTCCTCATCGACATGGAGCGCTTCAAGTACCCCGAGCGGCCCATCATCTTCCTGGCCGCCTGCTACCTCTTCGTCTCCTTGGGCTACCTGGTGCGCCTGGTCGCCGGCCACGAGAAAGTGGCTtgcagcggcggcgcggcggcgggTGCAGTGCCGGCGGGCGCCGGAGGGGGCGCTGCAGGAGCAGCCGCGGCAGTCGGAGGGCGCGGGGCGGCAGGGGGCGCGGCGGAGCTGCAGCCGGAACTAGCCGTGGCGGAGCACGTGCGCTATGAGAGCACTGGCCCTGCCCTGTGCACAGTGGTCTTCCTGCTGGTGTACTTCTTTGGCAtggccagctccatctggtgggtCATCCTGTCTCTCACCTGGTTCCTGGCGGCTGGCATGAAGTGGGGCAACGAAGCCATAGCGGGCTATGCGCAGTACTTCCACCTGGCCGCCTGGCTGCTGCCCAGCGTCAAGTCCATTGCCGTGCTAGCGCTCAGCTCGGTGGACGGGGACCCCGTGGCGGGCATCTGCTACGTGGGCAACCAGAGCCTGGAGAACTTGCGGGGCTTCGTGCTGGCCCCCTTGCTGATATACCTGGCCATCGGCTCCATGTTCCTGCTGGCGGGCTTCGTCTCACTCTTCCGCATCCGCAGCGTCATCAAGCAGCAAGGGGGCCCTACCAAGACGCAcaagctggagaagctcatgATCCGCCTGGGCCTCTTCACCGTCCTCTACACGGTCCCGGCCGCCAGTGTGGTGGCCTGCCTCTTCTACGAGCAGCACAACCGCCCCCGCTGGGAGGCCACGCACAACTGCCCTTGCCTGCGGGACCAGCAGCCCGACCAGGCGCGCCGGCCGGACTACGCGGTCTTTATGCTCAAGTACTTCATGTGCCTCGTGGTGGGCATCACGTCCGGAGTGTGGGTCTGGTCCGGGAAGACTCTGGAGTCCTGGAAGGCGCTCTGCACCCGTTGCTGCTGGGCCAGCAAGGGGACCGCCGCCGCAGTGGTGGCAGGGAGCATCGGAGCGGTTGGCAGTGGCGGAGGGGGCATGGTGACTGCCGCTGCGGTGGGGGGACTGGGGGGCGGAGCGGGGTCCATGTACAGCGACGTCAGCACCGGCTTAACGTGGAGGTCTGGCACCGCCAGCTCAGTCTCATATCCAAAACAGATGCCCTTGTCCCAGGTGTAA
- the GJD4 gene encoding gap junction delta-4 protein — MECWDSVGFLIIAVSYNVTIIGKVWLTLVILLRFMVIFLAAYPLYQDEQERFVCNTLQPGCSNVCYDIFAPVSHFRFWLIQTVSVLLPYAIFGVYVLHKVCRQVVKAHSAAYRRYKEIKPSAGGKVAKKSSKGKRSRVAHTGNEMAVPDFSRAYAVHLLLRILTEASFGVGHYYLFGFFVPRRFSCNQAPCSSYVDCYISRPTEKSIMMLFIWGLSSLSFFLSLVDLGFAFRTNAVRNRRRKLLSESSAAGEKCSPGLLHQGDKLSNDLLGGQGNTAAIDNCSNCLLGREVKEVCSFQAVFNPQQKNGPNLNSSNSSNKSCVGSAHQEGKGVSFHDSEQPEISCEQLRFEQPPGVLKGALVFKTLDGCRYGAHSPASSHKPSVHYSSLERKASDVQSVCSSAGCSRSKKSEWV, encoded by the exons ATGGAATGTTGGGATTCAGTCGGCTTTTTAATCATTGCTGTCAGCTACAATGTGACGATTATTG GGAAGGTTTGGTTAACTCTTGTGATCCTGCTGAGGTTTATGGTGATATTCTTAGCAGCCTACCCTCTCTACCAAGACGAGCAGGAACGCTTTGTCTGCAACACTTTACAGCCAGGGTGCTCCAATGTGTGTTACGACATTTTTGCTCCCGTTTCCCACTTCCGCTTCTGGCTCATTCAGACCGTGTCCGTCTTGCTCCCTTACGCCATCTTTGGCGTCTACGTATTGCACAAAGTGTGCAGGCAGGTTGTGAAGGCACATTCCGCAGCCTACCGTCGCTACAAAGAGATCAAACCTTCGGCGGGTGGCAAAGTCGCAAAGAAATCGTccaaagggaaaaggagcagagtCGCCCATACAGGAAACGAAATGGCTGTTCCTGATTTTTCCAGGGCGTATGCAGTTCACCTTCTTCTGAGAATATTGACAGAGGCCAGTTTTGGAGTGGGGCACTATTACCTCTTTGGATTCTTTGTCCCAAGACGTTTCTCCTGCAACCAAGCCCCTTGTTCGAGTTACGTGGACTGCTACATCTCCAGGCCCACAGAAAAATCCATCATGATGCTTTTCATCTGGGGGCTCAGCAGCCTCTCATTCTTCCTCAGCCTTGTTGACCTGGGCTTTGCCTTCCGAACCAACGCTGTGAGGAATCGGAGAAGGAagctgctgtcagaaagttccgcGGCCGGAGAGAAATGCAGTCCTGGCCTGCTGCACCAAGGGGACAAGCTAAGCAACGATTTGCTGGGGGGCCAAGGCAACACAGCCGCCATTGACAACTGCAGCAACTGTTTACTTGGCCGAGAGGTGAAGGAAGTGTGCTCCTTTCAAGCTGTGTTCAATCCTCAGCAAAAAAATGGCCCTAAcctcaacagcagcaacagtagcAACAAATCGTGTGTTGGATCTGCCCACCAAGAGGGGAAAGGGGTGTCTTTCCATGACAGTGAGCAGCCAGAGATCTCCTGTGAGCAATTGAGATTTGAGCAGCCGCCAGGCGTTCTCAAAGGAGCGTTGGTTTTTAAAACCCTGGACGGGTGCCGCTATGGAGCCCATTCGCCTGCAAGTAGCCACAAGCCCTCGGTTCATTATTCTTCCCTTGAGAGAAAGGCTTCTGATGTCCAATCTGTCTGTAGCAGTGCTGGCTGCTCCAGATCCAAAAAATCCGAATGGGTGTAA